A stretch of the Desulfatirhabdium butyrativorans DSM 18734 genome encodes the following:
- a CDS encoding putative ABC transporter permease subunit → MDGLNLLRPRWLGALPKAGEGRSLVRLASLAVLGSVFVVGCHLITIRVLRHFQQAQDIGNLLAYKLLSLLMVTSFSLLLFSAILTGLTKLFLSRDLELIHSLPVASESLFTARWLESVVDASWMVVVFAIPVLAAYGRIFHAGMLFYLLTIIDLAGLCVVASAIAVLAVMLGVFLVPASRLHGLVMFLGIAAFVGLYVAFRLSRPERLADPETFSSVLVYVEHLRGQQAWYLPSTWCTESLKAALNRRSLAGIMDSAMLWSFALFLSGVSRIVARHFYFRAYSRSRSAPVPLFRNTPVADIWQRIFPMPGTFRGLFVKEWRCFFRDQAQWSQLILICALVVVYIYNYQALPLDKLPVRTEYLQNLLAFLNMALAAFVLTALSGRFAYPAVSAEGRAFWLIRSAPITVRRWLWIKFGMVFLPFWLLGLVLVVACNLKLDAGAWMMGLSIFTMTMLTPAILGLGLGLGAAFADFNIENPTQSITSFGGMVFMILSASLIGLVLMIEAGPVHRYLVSQVYHHRPMGLWHWGMFGLSISTVAAICAATLLAAMRYGEKKLLQ, encoded by the coding sequence ATGGATGGATTGAATCTTCTCCGACCCCGATGGCTCGGGGCGCTGCCAAAGGCCGGGGAAGGGCGGTCGCTGGTGCGGTTGGCGTCGCTTGCCGTTTTGGGGAGTGTTTTTGTCGTTGGATGCCACCTCATTACGATCCGGGTGTTGCGCCATTTCCAGCAAGCGCAGGATATCGGGAATCTGCTGGCCTACAAGCTGCTCTCTCTGTTGATGGTCACCTCGTTTTCGCTGCTGCTGTTCAGCGCTATTCTGACCGGGCTTACCAAACTCTTCCTCAGCCGGGACCTGGAATTGATCCACAGCCTTCCGGTAGCCTCCGAATCGCTGTTTACAGCCAGATGGCTTGAAAGTGTCGTGGACGCCTCCTGGATGGTGGTCGTTTTCGCCATTCCCGTTCTGGCTGCTTACGGCAGGATATTCCATGCAGGCATGCTCTTTTATCTGCTGACAATCATCGATCTGGCCGGATTGTGCGTCGTGGCTTCTGCAATTGCGGTACTGGCCGTGATGCTCGGCGTGTTCCTGGTTCCGGCATCCAGATTGCATGGGCTTGTCATGTTCCTGGGGATCGCCGCTTTTGTCGGGCTCTATGTAGCCTTCCGGTTATCGAGACCCGAGCGTCTGGCAGACCCGGAAACGTTTTCTTCCGTTCTGGTGTATGTGGAGCATTTGCGTGGGCAGCAGGCCTGGTATCTTCCAAGCACCTGGTGCACCGAAAGTCTGAAGGCGGCTCTGAACCGAAGAAGCCTCGCCGGAATCATGGATTCCGCCATGCTGTGGAGCTTTGCTCTATTTCTTTCGGGTGTTTCCCGAATCGTTGCCCGGCATTTCTATTTCCGGGCATATTCGAGAAGCCGGAGTGCGCCTGTTCCCCTGTTTCGGAACACACCCGTAGCCGATATCTGGCAGCGGATATTTCCCATGCCCGGTACGTTTCGCGGTCTTTTCGTGAAGGAATGGCGATGCTTTTTCCGGGATCAGGCCCAATGGTCCCAATTGATCCTGATCTGTGCACTGGTTGTGGTGTACATTTACAACTACCAGGCGTTGCCGCTCGACAAACTGCCCGTCCGAACGGAATATCTTCAGAATCTGCTCGCATTCCTGAACATGGCTCTGGCTGCATTCGTATTGACCGCATTGAGCGGCCGTTTCGCATATCCTGCCGTAAGCGCAGAGGGCAGGGCATTCTGGCTCATCCGATCCGCCCCGATTACCGTCCGAAGATGGCTGTGGATCAAATTCGGCATGGTATTTTTGCCTTTCTGGTTGTTGGGGCTGGTTCTGGTTGTTGCCTGCAACCTGAAACTGGATGCGGGCGCATGGATGATGGGCCTTTCGATTTTCACCATGACCATGCTGACGCCTGCGATTCTCGGTCTCGGATTGGGTCTTGGTGCGGCATTTGCGGATTTCAACATCGAAAATCCGACCCAGAGCATCACGAGCTTCGGTGGGATGGTCTTCATGATCCTGTCGGCATCTCTGATCGGGCTTGTCCTGATGATCGAAGCAGGGCCCGTGCATCGCTATCTCGTTTCTCAAGTGTACCATCACAGACCCATGGGCTTATGGCACTGGGGTATGTTCGGGCTTTCCATCTCGACGGTAGCCGCCATTTGCGCCGCAACGCTTCTGGCGGCCATGCGATATGGAGAAAAGAAACTGCTGCAATGA
- the xseA gene encoding exodeoxyribonuclease VII large subunit has protein sequence MQSHIYTVSELTQNIKNLLEETYPILWISGEISNLSIPSSGHFYFTLKDDKAQIRAVLFKGQARNLSFRLENGLSIVGMGRISVYPPQGQYQFILETVEPKGRGALQLAFEQLKARLHQEGLFDASLKKPLPFLPKRICVITSPSGAVIHDMIQIMGRRFPSIPIQVIPVRVQGQGAENEIVAALDLANTLQQADVLVIARGGGSLEDLQPFNTEILARAIHASRIPVVSAIGHETDYTIADFVADLRAPTPSAAAELVVPEREALKASLSELNLRVRAGLERSLRQLRESLVGIQSRLVRPKRFLADRILAIDDLQNRAIGSIQRRIHVARERYLHFKSMIFAYHPGRWIDKHQAILDRIHKEMMTHLSNRIAQKRHRARELVASLQALSPLAILKRGYSITQTLPGQQVVTTAETAPETSLVSIRLYRGSLICRVERSLHGEDDI, from the coding sequence TTGCAATCTCATATATATACCGTATCTGAGCTCACACAGAACATCAAGAATCTTCTTGAGGAAACCTATCCTATCTTATGGATATCCGGTGAGATTTCCAATCTGAGCATTCCATCCTCAGGTCATTTTTATTTCACGCTCAAAGACGACAAGGCGCAAATCCGCGCCGTGCTCTTCAAAGGCCAAGCACGCAACCTCTCGTTTCGACTCGAAAACGGTTTGAGCATTGTCGGTATGGGCCGAATCAGTGTTTACCCGCCACAGGGGCAATACCAATTCATCCTCGAAACGGTGGAGCCAAAAGGCAGGGGAGCGTTGCAGCTTGCCTTCGAACAACTCAAGGCGAGGCTGCACCAGGAAGGGCTGTTTGATGCTTCGCTCAAAAAGCCCCTGCCCTTCCTGCCCAAGCGGATATGCGTCATCACCTCGCCAAGCGGTGCGGTCATTCACGATATGATCCAGATCATGGGGCGACGATTTCCGAGCATCCCCATTCAGGTCATCCCCGTCCGGGTTCAGGGCCAGGGCGCAGAAAACGAAATTGTCGCAGCGCTCGATCTGGCCAATACCCTGCAACAGGCCGATGTGCTGGTAATTGCCCGCGGGGGAGGCTCTCTTGAGGATCTTCAGCCGTTCAATACCGAAATTCTTGCCCGGGCGATCCATGCTTCCCGGATTCCCGTCGTCTCTGCCATCGGTCATGAAACCGACTATACCATAGCGGATTTTGTCGCGGACTTGCGGGCACCGACACCATCCGCTGCAGCAGAGCTCGTCGTTCCTGAAAGAGAAGCCCTGAAGGCCTCCCTTTCCGAACTGAACCTGCGGGTTAGAGCCGGTCTTGAACGATCCCTTCGCCAACTCCGGGAATCTCTGGTTGGCATTCAATCCAGACTTGTCCGCCCCAAACGTTTTCTGGCTGACCGCATCCTTGCAATCGACGACTTGCAGAACCGCGCCATTGGCTCGATCCAGCGGCGGATCCATGTCGCCCGTGAACGTTATTTACATTTCAAATCAATGATATTTGCTTATCATCCGGGTAGATGGATTGACAAACATCAAGCGATACTGGATAGAATTCACAAAGAAATGATGACCCATCTATCGAATCGGATAGCTCAAAAACGTCATCGAGCTCGTGAATTGGTTGCCAGCCTCCAAGCGCTTTCCCCGCTTGCCATCTTGAAGCGGGGCTACAGTATCACCCAAACATTACCTGGACAACAGGTTGTTACAACAGCGGAAACCGCACCAGAAACCAGTCTTGTTTCCATTCGCCTGTACCGCGGCAGCCTGATCTGCCGCGTCGAAAGGAGCCTTCATGGCGAAGATGACATTTGA
- a CDS encoding polyprenyl synthetase family protein produces the protein MSFELKAYLEKRRQTVEAELKQLLHADETSARIVQAMSYSLMAGGKRLRPILCLAACEALGGNPSHALPIGCAIEMVHTYSLIHDDLPAMDNDTLRRGKPTCHVAFDEATAILAGDALLTLAFGVIAQIQPQQEGDPAPSPAVRLRMIQLLSDAAGIRGMIEGQMQDMLSEGAPSGLEALERMHRLKTGAMIEASVACGVLAGGGRENDVEAFRRYGHHIGLAFQIQDDILNVEGDPQIMGKAAGTDQMRRKTTYPSLLGLENARSMAKAHRDEAIEALERYDEKAVPLRALADYIIHRNR, from the coding sequence ATGTCGTTCGAGCTCAAAGCGTATCTCGAGAAACGCCGTCAAACTGTCGAGGCTGAACTGAAACAACTGCTCCATGCCGATGAGACTTCCGCCCGAATCGTTCAGGCGATGTCCTATTCCCTGATGGCCGGGGGAAAGCGCTTGAGACCGATTCTGTGTCTGGCTGCCTGTGAAGCCCTTGGCGGAAATCCCAGCCATGCCCTGCCCATCGGATGCGCCATCGAAATGGTCCATACCTATTCACTCATCCATGATGATCTGCCCGCCATGGACAACGATACCCTGCGCCGTGGAAAACCCACCTGTCATGTGGCATTCGATGAGGCGACCGCCATTCTTGCCGGAGACGCCTTGCTGACGCTGGCCTTTGGCGTCATCGCTCAGATACAGCCGCAGCAAGAGGGTGATCCGGCCCCCTCCCCCGCCGTTCGGCTTCGCATGATCCAACTGTTGAGCGATGCCGCTGGAATCAGGGGAATGATTGAGGGGCAAATGCAGGACATGCTCTCGGAGGGCGCCCCCTCCGGCCTTGAAGCGCTCGAACGAATGCATCGGCTGAAAACCGGCGCCATGATCGAGGCGTCCGTCGCATGCGGCGTTCTGGCTGGCGGCGGCAGGGAAAACGATGTCGAGGCGTTCCGCCGTTATGGCCATCACATCGGATTGGCTTTTCAGATTCAGGATGATATTCTCAATGTCGAAGGCGATCCCCAAATCATGGGAAAGGCTGCGGGAACCGATCAGATGCGCCGGAAAACCACCTACCCTTCCCTGCTCGGGCTGGAGAACGCCCGCAGCATGGCCAAGGCCCATCGGGATGAAGCCATTGAAGCGTTGGAGCGCTACGATGAAAAGGCCGTTCCCCTGCGCGCGCTGGCAGATTATATCATTCATCGGAACCGCTGA
- a CDS encoding transporter substrate-binding domain-containing protein, with protein MKHVLTVVFAACVIVSTGLYATPAEAAIPVRTITFYGDVDYPPYCFLDDSGNAAGFDIDLIQAIARETDIEVHLRLSAWSDALQSMLSGGIGKVSAMFHSDLRATKLDFAEPHALVGHSMFVRRGSSIVSMQDCIDKAILVQQDDVMHLRLSNIQMTKRLYPEARVADAIHLLSGQTQYDVAILPKAQAMFFIYKLGISNVVPVGETIEMRKYGFAVPKGDPDLVAKIDEGLRKLKENGTFEALRGKWFGVYERQDTYERLKRMVLWGGTGFLILAAIIALWIVQLHRALQKRTAELENSRKQLSDMIQHSHVALIVLNEDRTIRAINQSAIEMTRSDCTRAQPGHSIAQYWQALSGNAEQVSGLTAEWESVFESLSQDTVSRTILKTLTIQTASGSERHLEIECSRFACWHVLSLSDITDRIAAQNSLKKSEEKFATVFRLCPDGLVISRMADGCFLDINESLLRMFRYAENEIRGHTSLEKGLWVEPEQRKLWIHEISIRGEVNHFVTRFRAADDTILDVALSSRLMTIDGVPCILSVIRDITAYLREERENLDLKEKLAQSQKMEALGLLAGTVAHDLNNILSGVVTYPELLLMQLSTENPLHKAIRKIHDSGKRAAAVVNDLLTVARGVATEKHVFCLNSIVKDYLQSAECFDLRMRYPAVHFLSDIPEESSPMVMASDVHIRKAVMNLVVNAAEAIQERKTNGIVKVSTRTVRLKEPLQGYQLLTPGEYAVVRVSDTGCGISQTDLQRIFEPFYTRKVMGKSGTGLGLTVVWNTVSDHQGGIDVQSGPDGTWFDLYFPVHHAEEPACIQQPSDETVRFGQGERILVVDDEEDQRLIVRSMLERLGYHVETAESGQQALAFLANGPVDLVVLDMIMPSGMNGRETYRCIQELRPGLRTIIASGYAQNEDVKATLEAGAAAFIQKPYSLAAMASTLRQVLSENTPCAACF; from the coding sequence ATGAAGCATGTCCTGACTGTGGTTTTCGCCGCCTGCGTCATCGTATCCACCGGCCTGTACGCAACACCGGCCGAGGCCGCCATCCCCGTTCGAACGATCACCTTTTACGGAGACGTCGATTATCCGCCGTATTGTTTTCTGGATGACAGCGGCAATGCGGCAGGCTTCGATATCGATCTGATCCAGGCCATCGCCAGGGAAACCGATATCGAAGTCCATCTGAGACTTTCAGCGTGGAGCGACGCGCTGCAGTCCATGCTCTCGGGTGGTATCGGCAAGGTGAGCGCCATGTTTCATTCGGATCTTCGCGCCACCAAATTGGATTTTGCCGAGCCGCACGCCCTGGTCGGACATTCCATGTTCGTTCGCAGGGGTTCCTCCATCGTTTCGATGCAGGATTGCATCGACAAGGCCATCCTGGTTCAGCAAGACGATGTCATGCACCTGCGCCTGAGCAACATCCAGATGACCAAGCGCCTGTATCCGGAAGCACGCGTCGCCGATGCCATTCACCTTCTTTCCGGTCAGACGCAGTACGATGTCGCCATCCTCCCCAAAGCGCAGGCCATGTTTTTCATCTACAAACTGGGCATATCGAATGTCGTGCCGGTCGGCGAAACCATCGAGATGCGAAAATACGGATTTGCCGTTCCCAAAGGGGATCCGGACCTGGTCGCAAAAATCGATGAAGGGCTTCGAAAGCTGAAGGAAAACGGTACGTTCGAGGCTTTGCGTGGAAAATGGTTCGGCGTTTATGAAAGGCAGGACACCTATGAGCGATTGAAACGAATGGTGCTCTGGGGTGGAACGGGATTTCTCATCCTCGCCGCCATAATTGCTTTGTGGATTGTTCAGTTGCACCGCGCCCTGCAGAAACGAACGGCGGAGCTCGAAAATTCCAGAAAGCAGCTCTCCGACATGATACAGCATTCTCATGTCGCCCTGATCGTCCTCAATGAAGACCGTACGATTCGGGCCATCAACCAGAGCGCCATCGAAATGACACGGTCTGACTGCACAAGAGCTCAGCCTGGACATTCCATAGCTCAATACTGGCAAGCCCTGAGCGGTAATGCAGAACAGGTGTCCGGTTTGACTGCAGAATGGGAATCCGTTTTTGAATCGCTTTCCCAAGATACCGTTTCCCGTACGATTTTGAAAACGCTCACCATCCAGACGGCGTCCGGAAGCGAACGGCACCTGGAAATCGAATGCAGCCGATTCGCGTGCTGGCATGTCCTGAGCCTTTCCGATATCACCGATCGGATTGCCGCCCAGAATTCCCTGAAGAAAAGCGAAGAAAAATTCGCTACGGTTTTTCGCCTCTGTCCGGACGGACTGGTCATCAGCCGTATGGCTGACGGATGCTTTCTCGACATCAACGAAAGCCTTCTGCGCATGTTCCGGTATGCGGAAAATGAAATCAGGGGGCATACCTCCCTGGAAAAAGGGCTATGGGTCGAACCCGAACAACGCAAGTTGTGGATCCACGAAATTTCCATCCGGGGCGAGGTCAACCATTTCGTTACCCGGTTCCGGGCGGCGGACGACACGATTCTCGACGTGGCACTCTCTTCCCGCTTGATGACCATTGACGGTGTTCCGTGCATTCTGAGCGTCATTCGGGACATTACGGCCTACCTGCGGGAAGAGCGGGAAAATCTCGATCTGAAGGAAAAACTTGCCCAGAGCCAGAAAATGGAAGCGCTGGGACTTCTGGCCGGTACGGTGGCGCACGATCTGAACAACATCCTGTCGGGTGTCGTCACCTATCCGGAACTGCTCCTGATGCAACTCTCTACGGAAAATCCGCTTCACAAAGCCATCCGAAAGATTCACGATTCCGGGAAACGAGCTGCAGCGGTCGTCAATGACCTGCTGACCGTGGCAAGAGGGGTGGCGACCGAAAAACATGTCTTCTGCCTCAACAGCATCGTGAAAGATTATCTGCAATCTGCGGAGTGTTTCGATCTGCGCATGCGTTATCCCGCCGTTCATTTCCTGTCGGACATTCCGGAAGAATCCTCCCCAATGGTGATGGCATCCGATGTGCATATCCGGAAGGCCGTCATGAATCTGGTGGTGAATGCGGCGGAGGCCATCCAGGAGCGGAAAACCAACGGCATTGTGAAGGTATCCACCAGAACGGTCCGCTTGAAGGAACCGCTGCAGGGATACCAGCTTCTAACGCCCGGAGAATATGCCGTCGTCCGCGTATCGGATACGGGCTGCGGAATCTCCCAGACAGATCTGCAGCGGATTTTCGAGCCGTTCTACACGCGAAAGGTCATGGGCAAAAGCGGGACGGGGCTCGGACTGACCGTTGTCTGGAACACGGTCAGCGACCACCAGGGCGGCATCGATGTACAGAGCGGCCCGGATGGAACCTGGTTCGATTTATACTTTCCGGTCCATCATGCAGAAGAACCCGCCTGCATCCAACAACCCTCCGATGAAACGGTACGCTTTGGCCAGGGAGAGCGCATTCTGGTGGTGGATGACGAGGAAGACCAGCGGCTCATTGTCCGAAGCATGCTGGAGCGCTTGGGGTACCATGTGGAAACGGCGGAAAGCGGGCAGCAGGCGCTCGCCTTTCTGGCGAACGGGCCAGTGGATCTGGTAGTGCTCGACATGATCATGCCATCCGGCATGAACGGCAGGGAAACCTATCGGTGCATTCAAGAACTCCGGCCCGGGCTTCGAACGATCATTGCAAGCGGGTATGCCCAAAACGAGGATGTAAAGGCCACGCTGGAAGCCGGAGCCGCGGCCTTCATCCAGAAACCCTACTCGCTTGCCGCGATGGCATCGACGCTTCGGCAGGTTCTTAGCGAAAATACGCCATGCGCTGCCTGCTTTTGA
- a CDS encoding transglutaminase-like domain-containing protein, with protein MKRHSQGFSVWLWTLVSGMVFLLVLGIRQNWFGGPVSVTTSGAIAQLRQLDTWYCVTQDKEPIGHVHRTLDATDTGYSSEETMRIRVNTMGVVQEISSRLSARLNPDLSIADMELFLTSGVFRFQASATVQENGKLLFKSGAGEQTIDLDGPLYLPGLCLLAELRDRPPSMAVFEPFSLSRHRIQIISETNERIEIMGKSVDARRFDVEFMGMRQSAWIDATGQIVRETSGMGLALEKCEMQTALAGISGAAGADFTAQASIAADKTIPSPAYLSMLRVRFSGPVALPMLDGGRQSFVDGDLTIRKEMIPSACTRTLENAQPYLGASILVQTGSPEIQSLAKTFLQKLPSASSGSMRAGKMSREAQLVQKILVWMEKNIEKRPVLSVPNALDTLKNRAGDCNEHAALFAALARACGIPTRIETGLVYLRGRFYYHAWNAVFCNDWITVDASMGQFPADVTHIRLAVDEDQSALVASIGNIGISIQEMKP; from the coding sequence ATGAAAAGACATTCGCAAGGATTTTCTGTCTGGCTCTGGACCCTGGTTTCGGGCATGGTGTTTCTCCTGGTACTCGGCATTCGCCAGAACTGGTTCGGCGGCCCCGTATCGGTAACCACAAGCGGTGCAATCGCCCAGCTTCGACAACTCGATACGTGGTACTGCGTTACCCAGGATAAAGAACCCATCGGCCATGTGCATCGCACACTGGACGCCACGGATACCGGCTACAGCTCGGAGGAAACGATGCGGATCCGGGTAAACACCATGGGTGTGGTGCAGGAAATATCGAGCCGGCTTTCGGCTCGGCTCAATCCCGATCTGAGCATCGCCGACATGGAGCTGTTCCTGACCTCGGGCGTGTTCCGGTTTCAGGCGAGCGCAACGGTCCAGGAAAACGGCAAGCTGCTGTTCAAATCCGGGGCGGGGGAGCAGACCATCGATTTGGATGGTCCCCTGTATCTGCCCGGCCTCTGTTTACTGGCCGAGCTTCGGGACCGGCCGCCATCGATGGCGGTTTTCGAACCGTTCAGCCTTTCCCGCCACCGGATTCAGATCATTTCCGAAACGAACGAGCGTATCGAAATCATGGGAAAATCCGTCGACGCAAGGCGCTTCGATGTCGAATTCATGGGGATGCGGCAGAGCGCCTGGATCGATGCAACCGGGCAAATCGTGAGGGAAACATCCGGGATGGGGCTGGCGCTGGAAAAATGCGAGATGCAAACGGCGCTTGCCGGGATCTCCGGCGCTGCAGGCGCCGATTTCACGGCCCAGGCATCCATTGCCGCAGACAAAACGATCCCTTCCCCGGCGTATCTGTCCATGCTTCGGGTGCGGTTTTCCGGACCGGTTGCCTTGCCGATGCTCGATGGCGGGAGGCAATCGTTCGTAGATGGCGATCTGACCATTCGAAAAGAAATGATCCCATCGGCATGCACCCGCACGCTGGAAAATGCGCAACCCTATCTGGGCGCATCGATTCTGGTGCAAACAGGCAGTCCTGAAATTCAATCTCTGGCGAAAACGTTTCTGCAGAAACTTCCATCAGCATCCTCCGGATCGATGCGTGCCGGAAAAATGTCCCGCGAGGCGCAGCTTGTTCAAAAAATTCTGGTATGGATGGAGAAAAACATTGAAAAGCGGCCGGTGCTCTCCGTGCCCAATGCGCTGGATACGCTGAAGAACAGGGCAGGGGACTGCAACGAGCATGCAGCCCTTTTTGCCGCCCTGGCCAGGGCCTGCGGCATCCCGACACGCATCGAAACCGGTTTGGTGTATCTCCGGGGACGCTTCTACTACCATGCCTGGAATGCCGTCTTCTGCAACGATTGGATCACCGTGGATGCTTCCATGGGGCAATTCCCGGCAGACGTCACCCACATCCGGCTTGCCGTCGATGAAGATCAGTCGGCTCTGGTTGCTTCGATCGGCAATATCGGTATCTCCATTCAGGAGATGAAGCCATGA
- the xseB gene encoding exodeoxyribonuclease VII small subunit gives MAKMTFESALKQLEAIVSELESGDLALEEALKKFEEGMKLSKFCSQKLDETEKRITQLIQQADGQVTETPFED, from the coding sequence ATGGCGAAGATGACATTTGAATCGGCCCTCAAGCAGCTCGAAGCAATCGTTTCGGAACTGGAATCCGGAGATTTGGCTCTGGAAGAGGCCTTGAAAAAGTTTGAAGAAGGCATGAAACTGTCGAAGTTTTGCAGCCAGAAACTCGACGAAACCGAAAAACGGATCACCCAATTGATCCAACAAGCGGATGGGCAGGTGACCGAAACACCCTTCGAGGACTGA
- a CDS encoding ABC transporter ATP-binding protein: MIVIEDVSKRFGAMFAVERLNLSVAPGEVFGFIGPNGAGKTTTIRMMTGVLLPTSGRIFVCGHDMINDPIEAKRRIGFIPDRAYLYEKLTAQEFLQFMGDMYRVNGAVVRNRAGELLERFSLSERASERIEAFSHGMKQRLVMCAALLHDPDVIVVDEPMVGLDPQGIKMVRELFRELAREGKTVFLSTHTLKLAEEICHRIGVIHRGKLIATGTLSELERQTDVSESDLESVFFQLTEPQ, from the coding sequence ATGATCGTGATTGAGGATGTCAGCAAACGATTTGGGGCGATGTTCGCGGTCGAGCGCCTGAATCTTTCCGTTGCACCCGGAGAAGTCTTCGGTTTTATCGGGCCCAACGGCGCTGGAAAGACGACGACCATCCGGATGATGACAGGCGTGCTGCTGCCGACAAGCGGAAGAATCTTCGTATGCGGCCATGACATGATCAACGATCCGATCGAAGCCAAACGCAGGATCGGCTTTATTCCAGATCGGGCCTATCTCTACGAGAAACTCACTGCACAAGAGTTTCTGCAGTTCATGGGAGATATGTATCGGGTGAACGGTGCAGTCGTTCGGAACAGGGCAGGGGAACTTCTGGAACGATTCAGCCTGTCGGAGCGCGCAAGCGAGCGCATCGAAGCCTTTTCACACGGCATGAAGCAGCGTCTGGTCATGTGCGCAGCCCTGCTGCACGATCCGGATGTCATCGTGGTGGACGAGCCGATGGTAGGGCTCGATCCGCAAGGCATCAAGATGGTACGGGAGCTTTTCCGGGAGCTTGCCAGGGAGGGAAAAACCGTTTTCCTCTCAACCCACACCCTGAAGCTTGCGGAGGAAATCTGTCATCGAATCGGGGTCATCCACCGGGGAAAACTCATCGCCACCGGCACGCTCTCGGAGCTTGAACGGCAGACCGATGTGAGCGAAAGCGATTTGGAATCGGTCTTTTTTCAGTTGACGGAGCCACAATGA